From Amycolatopsis sp. YIM 10, the proteins below share one genomic window:
- a CDS encoding NAD(P)H-hydrate dehydratase has product MLGIWTTDRIRAAEEKLLAVTPEGALMHKAAFGVAVHAARMLVEHTGRVAGTRVTLLVGAGNNGGDALWAGAFLRRRGVAVTAVLLNPERAHEAGLAALRRARGRLLRAEAGGPAVEQADLVIDGIVGLSARGPLRPDAAKLVDQVSAPVLAVDLPSGVDPDTGEVDGPAVRATRTVTFGARKPVHVLNPGFCGQTQLVDIGLAGQLDEPDLVQLGVADVAAAWPVPGPEDNKYSQGVTGVAAGSATYPGAAVLATGSAVLATSGMVRYAGSAADVVRADWPEVVGTGSVTDAGRVQAWVTGPGMGTGNEGRETLRHVLEQGVPVCADADAITLIAKFPDVLDARDPGTPLVLTPHAGEFERLTGAAPGADRPAAARAAARRFDAVVLLKGHSTVVAAPDGRTLVNVANGSWLATAGSGDVLSGLIGALLAAGLDPWLAAGAAAHVHALAAYLAADGVPVPASKIQAAIPAAIRAIRTSITR; this is encoded by the coding sequence GTGCTGGGGATCTGGACCACCGACCGGATTCGGGCGGCCGAGGAGAAGCTACTGGCCGTCACGCCCGAGGGCGCGTTGATGCACAAAGCGGCGTTCGGTGTCGCGGTGCACGCCGCGCGGATGCTCGTCGAGCACACCGGGCGGGTGGCCGGAACGCGGGTGACCCTGCTGGTCGGTGCCGGGAACAACGGCGGTGACGCGCTGTGGGCCGGTGCCTTCCTGCGCAGGCGCGGGGTCGCGGTGACCGCGGTGCTGCTGAATCCGGAACGAGCGCACGAAGCCGGACTCGCCGCTTTGCGCCGCGCCCGCGGGCGGCTTCTGCGGGCAGAAGCAGGTGGGCCCGCGGTCGAGCAGGCGGACCTGGTGATCGACGGGATCGTGGGGTTGTCCGCGCGCGGTCCACTGCGTCCGGACGCGGCGAAGCTGGTGGACCAGGTGAGCGCGCCGGTGCTGGCGGTCGACCTGCCGAGCGGCGTCGATCCGGACACCGGCGAGGTCGACGGCCCGGCCGTCCGCGCCACGCGCACGGTCACTTTCGGCGCCCGCAAACCGGTCCACGTCCTCAACCCCGGCTTCTGCGGGCAAACGCAGCTCGTCGACATCGGGCTGGCTGGTCAGCTGGATGAGCCGGATCTGGTGCAGCTCGGGGTCGCCGACGTCGCGGCGGCCTGGCCGGTGCCGGGGCCGGAGGACAACAAGTACAGCCAGGGCGTGACCGGGGTGGCCGCCGGTTCGGCCACCTATCCAGGCGCGGCGGTGCTGGCCACGGGCTCGGCCGTGCTGGCGACCTCGGGCATGGTCCGATACGCCGGTTCGGCGGCGGACGTCGTGCGCGCGGACTGGCCGGAGGTGGTCGGCACCGGTTCGGTGACCGACGCGGGGCGGGTGCAGGCGTGGGTGACCGGGCCGGGCATGGGGACCGGGAACGAGGGCCGCGAGACGCTGCGGCACGTGCTCGAGCAGGGTGTCCCGGTCTGCGCGGACGCCGACGCGATCACACTGATCGCGAAGTTCCCGGACGTGCTGGACGCGCGTGATCCGGGCACGCCGCTCGTGCTGACGCCGCACGCCGGGGAGTTCGAGCGCCTGACCGGGGCGGCGCCGGGCGCGGACCGACCAGCGGCGGCGCGGGCGGCCGCGCGGCGGTTCGACGCGGTTGTCCTGCTCAAGGGGCACAGCACGGTGGTCGCCGCGCCGGACGGCCGGACGCTGGTGAACGTGGCGAACGGCTCGTGGCTGGCGACGGCCGGTTCGGGGGATGTGCTCTCGGGCTTGATCGGCGCGCTGCTCGCGGCCGGCCTGGACCCGTGGCTGGCCGCCGGGGCGGCTGCGCACGTGCACGCTCTGGCCGCTTACCTGGCCGCCGATGGCGTACCGGTCCCCGCTTCGAAGATCCAAGCGGCGATCCCGGCCGCCATCCGCGCCATCCGCACCTCCATCACCCGCTGA